From Yersinia hibernica, a single genomic window includes:
- the gbpA gene encoding N-acetylglucosamine-binding protein GbpA, whose protein sequence is MKLNKIMLAMVVMSISAGAMAHGYIETPPSRNLLCHADGKNLNKDCGAVQYEPQSSGETADGFPGKGPEDGKLASGDNWVSVNLNQQTATRWHKVEMKAGVQEFKWRFTAAHPISDFKYYMTKQDWNPNQPLTRDSLDLTPFCVIPGGPAVSTGSTSHECDVPERTGYQVIYGAWDVSDTPGTFYQMIDADFGSASGAVVNSEWSTKVGNIDPRDNLNVGDTVKLRMFDKQGERSDLAVEMTITDAQDGKKNNWGYLLANKVNSSNKNLRAGNKDASGKVSAAHGHNAIYINANSEVVRVETQIDKAQVDAGTEVQASFSANGMKKQYQMAAGALTIHFDLETIGNMDLVAQVFASDNSVKGNKEISLENASQHVSIAMNDLKAGKHTLVIIGTDAQGKSQQQSITFMVKGEAETVKPEVKPEVKPEVDGADKQCHAPAWNNKSTYNAKDSVTHDGRIYMSKWWADGSFVPGDAAVTDTTGDGSGWGKVWEDKGAC, encoded by the coding sequence ATGAAATTGAATAAAATTATGTTAGCTATGGTTGTTATGTCTATTAGCGCCGGCGCTATGGCACATGGCTACATCGAAACTCCTCCATCACGTAACTTACTGTGCCATGCAGATGGTAAAAACCTGAATAAAGATTGTGGCGCCGTACAGTATGAACCGCAAAGTTCTGGTGAAACCGCCGATGGCTTCCCGGGAAAAGGCCCTGAAGACGGTAAACTGGCGAGTGGCGACAACTGGGTCAGTGTCAATCTGAACCAGCAAACCGCAACACGTTGGCATAAAGTCGAAATGAAAGCGGGTGTTCAAGAGTTCAAATGGAGATTCACTGCCGCGCATCCTATTAGCGACTTCAAATATTACATGACCAAGCAGGATTGGAATCCTAACCAACCTTTGACACGTGATTCACTCGATCTGACGCCATTCTGTGTTATTCCAGGTGGCCCAGCAGTGTCAACTGGCTCGACTTCTCACGAATGTGATGTCCCTGAACGTACCGGTTACCAAGTTATCTACGGCGCTTGGGATGTTTCTGATACCCCTGGCACCTTTTATCAAATGATCGATGCAGACTTCGGTAGCGCATCTGGCGCAGTTGTGAATTCCGAATGGTCGACCAAAGTCGGTAACATCGACCCACGTGATAATTTAAATGTCGGTGACACCGTGAAACTGCGCATGTTCGACAAGCAGGGTGAACGCAGTGACCTTGCCGTGGAAATGACCATTACAGATGCGCAAGACGGCAAGAAAAATAACTGGGGTTACCTGCTGGCCAACAAAGTAAACAGCAGCAACAAAAACTTGCGTGCGGGTAATAAAGATGCTTCCGGTAAGGTTTCTGCGGCACACGGTCATAACGCAATTTATATCAATGCCAACAGCGAAGTGGTTCGGGTTGAAACTCAGATTGACAAAGCTCAGGTTGATGCTGGTACAGAAGTACAAGCAAGTTTCTCTGCCAATGGCATGAAGAAACAGTATCAAATGGCTGCGGGTGCATTGACCATTCATTTCGATCTGGAAACCATTGGCAACATGGATTTGGTTGCGCAAGTCTTCGCCTCAGACAATTCCGTTAAAGGTAACAAAGAAATTAGTTTGGAAAATGCCTCTCAGCATGTCTCCATTGCAATGAATGATCTGAAAGCAGGTAAACACACCTTGGTGATCATCGGTACCGACGCCCAGGGTAAATCTCAGCAGCAGAGCATCACCTTTATGGTTAAAGGCGAAGCTGAAACTGTGAAACCTGAAGTTAAGCCCGAAGTTAAACCTGAAGTAGATGGCGCTGACAAACAATGTCATGCACCAGCTTGGAACAATAAATCCACCTACAATGCCAAAGATAGCGTGACACATGACGGCCGTATCTATATGAGCAAATGGTGGGCGGATGGAAGTTTTGTCCCTGGCGATGCTGCCGTAACAGATACAACAGGCGATGGTTCTGGCTGGGGTAAAGTTTGGGAAGATAAAGGCGCATGCTAA
- a CDS encoding PepSY-associated TM helix domain-containing protein produces the protein MTVISTSSRAAWLALVSRLHFYIGLFIAPFIFFAALSGTLYVIAPNIEKILYAEQLYPKYEGVAHSLMQQITATQSAAGENAQIIAVRPAPTDGESTRVMFSAAGLNTGESRAIFIDPVTLTILGDMAVYGSSGSLPFRTWLDKLHSGALFGSLGRNYSELAASWMWVAALGGIIMWAAQRRQKRNLIKAKQNNRRRHILLGLTLLPLLLFISVTGLTWSKWAGDNISVLRTTLAWKTPSLNTALTPPLLSATLTAKVLGADEPHAHHCDSHAPGMAMPANQLWRYDSVLAQARLAGIDAAKVEIRPGSTANHAWTVAEIDRSWPTQVDARAFNIKTMQVVDQLNFDQFPLVAKLIRWGIDAHMGILFGVINQLVLVFFGIGLCSTIIIGYCMWWRRRPKHQRFPMQGSLMSSLGRLSLKGKILCLFPTLVLAVSLPLMGASLAIFLILDGLCWLKARQTKIPI, from the coding sequence ATGACCGTAATCTCCACCTCTAGCCGAGCTGCCTGGTTGGCATTGGTATCACGCCTGCATTTTTACATTGGTCTTTTTATTGCGCCTTTTATCTTTTTTGCCGCATTAAGTGGAACCTTATATGTTATTGCTCCCAATATTGAAAAAATACTGTATGCCGAGCAGCTCTATCCTAAATACGAGGGCGTTGCACACTCATTAATGCAACAAATTACTGCCACCCAAAGTGCCGCGGGGGAGAATGCGCAAATTATCGCGGTTCGCCCGGCCCCAACTGATGGCGAAAGTACCCGCGTTATGTTTAGCGCTGCGGGGCTAAATACCGGTGAAAGTCGCGCGATATTTATCGACCCCGTCACTTTAACTATTTTAGGGGATATGGCGGTATATGGCTCAAGTGGCTCTTTGCCTTTTCGCACCTGGCTGGACAAATTACACAGTGGCGCGTTATTTGGCTCTTTAGGCAGAAATTACAGTGAACTGGCCGCTTCATGGATGTGGGTTGCGGCGTTGGGCGGAATCATCATGTGGGCCGCACAACGGCGGCAAAAACGCAACTTAATTAAAGCAAAACAAAATAATCGCCGCCGCCATATATTACTCGGCTTGACACTACTGCCTCTGTTGCTATTTATCTCCGTAACCGGCCTAACATGGTCAAAATGGGCGGGCGATAATATTTCAGTATTACGCACCACTTTGGCATGGAAAACGCCATCATTAAATACCGCATTAACCCCCCCATTATTGAGCGCTACATTAACAGCAAAAGTATTGGGCGCTGATGAGCCACATGCCCATCACTGCGATTCCCATGCCCCGGGTATGGCTATGCCAGCCAACCAGCTTTGGCGTTATGACAGCGTATTAGCACAAGCCCGACTGGCGGGCATTGACGCGGCAAAAGTTGAAATTCGCCCCGGCAGTACAGCTAATCATGCATGGACGGTTGCTGAAATAGACCGCAGCTGGCCCACTCAAGTTGATGCTCGCGCCTTTAATATCAAAACGATGCAGGTTGTCGATCAGTTGAATTTCGACCAATTCCCGCTGGTGGCAAAATTAATTCGCTGGGGCATTGATGCCCATATGGGCATCCTATTTGGTGTGATAAACCAGCTCGTACTGGTATTTTTTGGCATTGGGTTATGCAGCACTATTATTATCGGTTATTGCATGTGGTGGCGACGCCGACCTAAGCATCAGCGCTTCCCGATGCAAGGTTCGCTGATGTCCTCATTAGGGCGCTTATCCCTGAAAGGGAAAATCTTGTGCCTATTTCCAACCCTGGTGCTGGCTGTTAGCCTGCCACTGATGGGAGCCAGCTTGGCAATATTCCTAATCCTCGACGGCCTGTGTTGGCTCAAAGCACGTCAGACCAAAATACCGATTTGA
- a CDS encoding RhoGAP domain-containing protein: MWQAWVFTPLQGHIMTMLTKNKTEILNINITELYIASKKNLNKDEIVCNKQLKISDTLSYISNSKCKIKDKIINIPFFNLFSNKLSSIINYIHTGGVESKLNKKSIKYKFREIIHKDKEKKINIMIASFKKELSIKNQLNSEPRTEPFNQKEIAIQNMAKLINHIEKKPEYLLQEGILRKSATAHGINKINNILKSTENTTICENFNPTDNINVHAVFAVLKAQLKLALTFRDKMDILNFAKEFDEKKNNYTIQSIDELPLPIQKIMPLFIKVVRNKYVNEMSADNIAIVIAPDISPTNENTKQNMERTRKVITFLAKLIDTEHRKSPRNPTGPLSKISLSPIQSGSLPH; encoded by the coding sequence GTGTGGCAGGCTTGGGTTTTTACACCCTTACAAGGCCATATTATGACTATGTTGACAAAGAATAAAACCGAAATATTAAATATAAATATTACTGAGTTATATATTGCTAGTAAAAAGAATTTAAATAAAGATGAAATAGTTTGCAACAAACAACTTAAAATCAGTGACACATTGAGCTATATTAGTAATAGCAAATGTAAAATTAAAGATAAAATCATCAATATACCGTTTTTTAATCTATTTTCAAATAAATTATCAAGCATAATTAATTATATTCACACTGGTGGAGTCGAAAGTAAACTCAATAAAAAATCAATTAAATATAAATTTCGAGAAATTATACATAAAGATAAAGAGAAAAAAATTAACATAATGATTGCATCATTTAAAAAAGAGCTAAGCATAAAAAACCAACTGAATAGCGAGCCTCGAACTGAACCTTTCAACCAGAAGGAAATAGCCATTCAAAACATGGCTAAACTAATAAATCATATTGAAAAAAAACCTGAATATTTATTGCAAGAAGGAATACTTCGAAAGTCTGCAACAGCCCATGGAATAAACAAGATTAATAATATTCTTAAAAGCACCGAGAATACTACTATATGTGAAAATTTTAATCCCACTGATAATATCAATGTCCATGCCGTTTTTGCTGTACTAAAAGCACAATTAAAACTCGCATTAACTTTTCGCGATAAAATGGACATATTAAATTTTGCAAAAGAGTTTGATGAGAAAAAAAATAATTACACTATCCAATCGATAGATGAGCTACCATTGCCAATACAAAAAATTATGCCGTTGTTTATTAAAGTAGTTAGGAATAAATATGTAAATGAAATGAGTGCTGATAATATAGCGATAGTAATTGCGCCAGATATTTCACCAACAAATGAAAATACAAAACAGAATATGGAACGCACTAGGAAAGTCATCACATTCCTAGCTAAGTTGATAGATACGGAACATAGAAAATCCCCTAGGAACCCAACAGGTCCACTGTCCAAAATTTCACTATCTCCGATACAGAGTGGCTCTTTACCACATTAA
- a CDS encoding linear amide C-N hydrolase encodes MNKNRISKILLGAIAFIGTITLIPTVQACTRAVYLGPEDLVITGRSMDWKEDLHSDLWVFPRGMERTGNAGPNSVAWTSKYGSVITAAYNIATTDGMNEKGLVVNMLWLAESQYPEPIPTRPNISLAAWGQYVLDNYATVDEAVNAFKKEPITVLTSKVPGQERLGTIHLALSDASGDSAVFEYIDGKLTIHHSREYQVVTNSPTYDKQLAIDSYWQRIGGTNMLPGTNSSSDRFVRAQFYINAIPKYTDKQLATASVLSVIRSVSVPYGISTPDEPNISSTRWRTLSDQKNKIYYFESTLMPNTFWVDFTKVDFSKPGDVRKLKLNTPQAAQYTGDVSAHFQPEKPFVFEPVTPAT; translated from the coding sequence ATGAATAAAAATCGGATATCTAAAATTCTATTGGGTGCCATCGCTTTTATCGGCACGATTACGCTAATTCCTACCGTGCAAGCTTGTACTAGAGCGGTATACTTGGGGCCGGAAGATTTAGTGATAACAGGCAGATCAATGGATTGGAAAGAAGATCTTCACTCTGATCTGTGGGTCTTTCCCCGAGGAATGGAGCGCACAGGAAATGCGGGGCCAAACTCCGTGGCCTGGACATCAAAATATGGTAGCGTGATCACCGCAGCCTACAACATCGCCACGACTGACGGAATGAATGAAAAGGGCTTGGTGGTTAATATGCTGTGGTTGGCTGAATCCCAATACCCAGAACCCATCCCCACTAGACCCAATATTTCGCTGGCGGCATGGGGGCAATATGTTCTTGATAATTATGCTACCGTCGATGAAGCCGTTAATGCCTTTAAGAAAGAGCCTATTACTGTATTGACCAGTAAAGTACCTGGCCAAGAAAGACTCGGTACCATTCATCTAGCCCTGTCTGATGCAAGTGGTGATAGCGCTGTGTTTGAATATATTGATGGCAAACTCACCATTCACCACAGCCGGGAATATCAAGTTGTGACGAATTCACCAACCTATGATAAACAACTCGCCATCGACTCGTATTGGCAAAGAATTGGTGGTACCAACATGCTGCCAGGCACCAATAGCTCCAGTGATCGTTTTGTTCGTGCCCAGTTTTATATTAATGCGATCCCTAAATATACTGATAAGCAACTGGCTACCGCGAGTGTACTGAGTGTAATTCGCTCTGTTTCCGTTCCTTATGGTATCAGCACTCCCGATGAGCCTAATATCTCCTCAACCCGCTGGAGAACGCTATCGGATCAGAAAAATAAAATTTACTATTTTGAATCCACGTTAATGCCAAATACATTCTGGGTTGATTTTACTAAGGTCGATTTTTCAAAACCCGGTGATGTCAGAAAACTGAAGTTAAATACTCCTCAAGCTGCTCAGTATACTGGCGATGTTTCAGCACACTTTCAGCCAGAAAAACCATTTGTATTTGAACCTGTTACGCCAGCAACATAG
- a CDS encoding helix-turn-helix domain-containing protein → MIVVKFQGLDNYACMGLYALCEQFFGNQNIRKNDLSTEKDECDDTVILFRSKLASLCECTCHLIEKNMVVITVLDEGWDRESSKGGVFISLSDPVRMFEDVIRRNIEIHQYKSLSKRCLYCQMIKNLSKEDINVISMLRKGLQPCVIASVLGTSHKTVSYYKHRIMKKVGTQNTVELHRFISALAR, encoded by the coding sequence ATGATCGTGGTGAAATTTCAGGGTCTGGATAACTATGCCTGCATGGGGTTATATGCTCTTTGTGAACAATTTTTCGGTAACCAGAATATACGTAAGAATGACTTATCAACCGAGAAAGATGAGTGCGATGATACCGTCATTCTGTTTCGTTCCAAGTTAGCCAGCTTATGTGAATGTACTTGTCATCTGATAGAAAAAAATATGGTAGTGATTACTGTGTTAGATGAAGGTTGGGACAGAGAGTCCTCGAAAGGTGGCGTATTTATTTCTTTGTCAGACCCTGTCAGAATGTTTGAAGATGTTATTCGCAGAAATATCGAGATACACCAGTACAAATCGCTGTCTAAGAGGTGTCTATATTGTCAAATGATAAAGAATCTGTCTAAAGAGGATATAAATGTGATCTCTATGCTGAGAAAGGGGCTACAGCCCTGTGTTATCGCGTCAGTGTTAGGGACTAGCCATAAAACGGTTAGCTACTATAAACATCGCATTATGAAAAAAGTGGGTACTCAAAATACAGTAGAACTTCACCGCTTTATTTCAGCACTAGCGAGGTAA
- a CDS encoding MarC family protein, producing the protein MEEWLLQFLLLYITFLSMFSPPATMATAAIILDGVSGPILRRLAWRVAFEYVVIMLFVIWLGNYILVALGLSAHALTVTGGAALLFQGWPLMMRGTKAEQSNNELNNDTPKRVSDLAVVPLLFPLSMGGGTIAVGISSAAHNSTLEGMMTLSAVILMMAPTIALTFLVSGPLHGRISTGAMDTLARISGIILVTLSLQLLVTGITDLVMAELHLPR; encoded by the coding sequence ATGGAAGAGTGGTTACTTCAGTTTCTGTTGCTCTATATTACTTTCTTATCCATGTTCAGCCCCCCTGCGACGATGGCCACTGCTGCAATTATTTTGGATGGTGTCTCCGGGCCTATTTTGCGGCGATTAGCTTGGCGCGTGGCATTTGAATATGTCGTGATTATGCTCTTTGTTATTTGGCTGGGTAACTACATACTCGTGGCTTTAGGATTAAGTGCACATGCTTTGACGGTTACCGGTGGTGCCGCATTACTGTTTCAAGGATGGCCATTAATGATGCGCGGCACGAAAGCGGAACAAAGCAATAATGAATTAAATAATGACACACCTAAAAGAGTTAGCGACCTTGCAGTGGTGCCGTTGCTATTTCCGTTATCGATGGGAGGAGGGACGATTGCTGTGGGAATATCCTCTGCCGCACACAATAGTACGTTAGAAGGAATGATGACACTTTCTGCGGTGATATTAATGATGGCACCGACAATTGCGCTGACATTTTTGGTATCAGGCCCGCTGCATGGGCGGATTTCCACTGGAGCAATGGACACGCTAGCACGTATTTCAGGGATTATTCTGGTGACACTTTCATTACAGTTACTGGTCACGGGAATAACAGATTTAGTGATGGCGGAGTTACATTTACCTCGCTAG
- a CDS encoding TolC family protein, protein MMTHAVLMARIAKISLTCSALSLSMLIAGCATDRLDLAPTSYTEPWTPDANAGGSVGAGNFSVPANPLVAELASPPAIKRAHAYSLPELIDIAQNQNPDTRIAWQQARQAALVVGMGEATFLPIISASVIGGYQSTTTPLPYAIGNEKDLKTTGSAVVPALALQWLIFDFGQRSALLDAAKHTSYAANVTFNGMHQKLIYDVTRTYFQYGAAQTQRQIAEQTLKNSLKIQDAAQERQKNGIATTVEVALARQQVAQSELRRVVAKGTERDAYQALLGAMGVSPSLDINVAYAEDRALPDVTSAPTENMIRLALSQRPDVLASYAAVEAAQAGVKATEADFLPKVYLAGAVAGGDGRFDIQGLPGISQQTSSSNILVGVSVPLYDGGIRAARVKEAESRAAVAAEGFKKTQELAVREIVVAADTLRSALESNQAALNLVKTSFITYDAALESYRNGVGTITVANEAANGLLNAQQMSTDAHAASLVAAANLAFVMGKMTNTSEPLALLH, encoded by the coding sequence ATGATGACGCACGCTGTATTGATGGCCCGGATAGCCAAAATTAGCCTGACTTGCTCGGCATTAAGTTTGAGCATGTTGATAGCCGGTTGTGCCACAGATCGTTTGGATCTTGCACCGACATCTTATACTGAACCCTGGACGCCGGATGCGAATGCGGGGGGCTCTGTGGGGGCAGGTAACTTCTCTGTCCCAGCGAATCCGCTGGTGGCGGAGTTAGCCTCGCCGCCGGCGATAAAACGCGCGCATGCTTATTCATTACCCGAGCTGATTGATATCGCCCAAAATCAAAATCCTGATACCCGTATTGCCTGGCAGCAGGCGCGGCAGGCAGCTCTGGTGGTTGGAATGGGGGAGGCGACATTTCTACCCATCATTTCAGCAAGTGTGATTGGTGGCTACCAGAGCACAACCACACCATTGCCTTATGCTATCGGCAACGAGAAGGATCTGAAAACCACTGGCAGCGCAGTGGTACCGGCTTTAGCATTACAGTGGCTTATCTTCGATTTTGGCCAGCGCAGCGCATTGCTTGATGCGGCTAAACATACTTCCTATGCTGCCAATGTGACCTTTAATGGCATGCATCAGAAACTCATTTATGATGTGACTCGCACTTACTTTCAATATGGCGCAGCACAAACCCAGCGGCAGATAGCCGAACAAACGCTGAAAAATAGCTTAAAAATTCAAGATGCTGCGCAAGAGCGGCAAAAAAACGGCATTGCGACAACAGTAGAAGTGGCGCTGGCACGACAGCAGGTTGCCCAATCCGAACTACGTCGGGTGGTGGCAAAAGGGACTGAGCGCGATGCTTATCAGGCCCTATTGGGGGCGATGGGGGTTTCCCCGTCATTGGACATCAATGTCGCTTATGCTGAAGACCGTGCTTTACCGGATGTGACCAGCGCGCCGACCGAAAATATGATTCGGCTGGCCCTTTCCCAACGCCCCGATGTATTAGCCAGTTATGCGGCGGTTGAAGCCGCCCAAGCGGGGGTCAAAGCCACGGAAGCTGATTTCTTGCCGAAAGTGTATCTTGCCGGGGCTGTCGCGGGGGGGGATGGGCGTTTTGACATTCAGGGGCTGCCGGGTATCAGCCAACAAACCTCATCTTCCAATATCTTAGTCGGTGTCAGTGTTCCCCTCTATGATGGAGGGATACGTGCGGCCAGAGTTAAAGAGGCGGAATCCCGAGCGGCGGTTGCAGCTGAAGGGTTTAAGAAAACGCAGGAATTAGCTGTTCGTGAAATTGTGGTGGCGGCAGATACTTTGCGATCAGCGCTTGAATCCAATCAAGCGGCATTAAATTTGGTGAAAACCTCATTTATTACTTACGACGCGGCGCTGGAGTCTTATCGCAATGGTGTCGGCACCATAACAGTTGCCAATGAGGCGGCAAATGGGTTGCTGAATGCACAGCAAATGAGCACTGATGCGCATGCCGCCTCTTTGGTCGCCGCGGCTAATTTGGCTTTCGTGATGGGGAAAATGACCAACACCTCAGAACCATTGGCTCTGCTGCATTAG
- a CDS encoding FUSC family protein: protein MTTVADGTLGGILRQAKADLAYFPGRVAQAWRVAALCALMAMIAMVYGIPESAISCYLIIFVMKPDGVESMVMAIAITILVSLVVGLVFLLIHFTLEAAPLRMAALIVSSFLFLYLGSASKLGPVGSIIALVIAFVMTLLSDIPMGEVATRGLLYAWLMAVSPMLLLIVFNLFLGRMPQRLLRDCLSERLLAVAEALRQPDAATMDKVKELLQEGQSEHQQRALFVRIFHLRPAAEAAWLESAVKSTYRLLLATSVLPATSPENVRFELAAYCSNAAQAIAAGNLADIPHVVIGNAGDEIEEISRSLIALANADNGQDLAAPKSSFFAADALTNPVHQRFALKTTAAALICYLVYTALDWQDIHTAMITCYVAALGTTGETVHKLVLRIIGCLIGALMGVLSIIFIIPHLSDIGQLMALVFGCILLAAWVSCGSERIAYAGVQIGLAFLLTVLQGFGPSTDLGVALDRVLGILLGNLVVYVIFTLLWPVAIVDAVRIHISNALKGLTSLAALSPDARPAALREATNVEAEITNAQEELALIPFEPMQLRPSREECMRLQAILAEMGKLCPVLFLPTEKSLSDVEQLRRLSVGGDVATLLDEQGQDSGSLRPELSPIDLTIQQRIKRLEELLGT from the coding sequence ATGACGACGGTTGCTGACGGGACACTTGGCGGCATACTCCGTCAGGCAAAAGCGGATTTAGCCTATTTCCCCGGGCGCGTAGCTCAGGCCTGGCGAGTGGCGGCGCTCTGCGCATTGATGGCCATGATAGCCATGGTATACGGCATTCCGGAATCGGCGATTAGCTGCTATCTCATTATTTTCGTGATGAAACCGGATGGCGTCGAGAGCATGGTCATGGCCATCGCTATCACGATATTGGTATCGCTGGTGGTCGGGTTGGTATTTCTGCTTATCCACTTCACTTTGGAAGCTGCGCCATTGCGCATGGCGGCTTTGATTGTCAGCTCGTTTTTATTTCTCTATCTTGGCTCAGCCAGTAAGCTTGGCCCGGTGGGCAGTATTATTGCGCTGGTGATTGCTTTTGTCATGACGCTGCTCAGTGACATTCCCATGGGGGAGGTAGCCACGCGCGGGTTGTTATATGCCTGGTTAATGGCCGTTTCCCCGATGTTACTGCTGATTGTCTTTAACCTTTTCTTGGGTCGCATGCCACAGCGGTTATTACGAGACTGTTTATCCGAACGATTATTGGCGGTGGCTGAGGCATTGCGACAACCCGATGCTGCCACTATGGATAAGGTAAAGGAGCTGCTACAAGAAGGGCAGAGTGAGCATCAGCAGCGGGCGCTTTTTGTCCGTATTTTCCACCTTAGGCCCGCAGCCGAAGCCGCTTGGCTTGAAAGTGCCGTGAAAAGCACTTACCGGCTACTGTTGGCAACTTCGGTTTTACCTGCGACTTCACCAGAAAATGTGCGTTTCGAGCTGGCGGCCTATTGTAGCAATGCAGCACAGGCGATTGCCGCGGGTAATCTTGCTGATATCCCCCATGTTGTTATTGGCAATGCCGGTGATGAAATCGAGGAAATCAGCCGCTCATTAATAGCTCTGGCGAATGCTGATAATGGGCAAGATTTGGCGGCCCCGAAGTCTTCATTCTTTGCCGCAGATGCGCTGACGAACCCCGTCCATCAACGTTTTGCACTGAAAACCACGGCTGCGGCTCTGATTTGCTATCTGGTCTACACCGCATTGGACTGGCAAGACATTCATACCGCCATGATAACTTGTTATGTAGCGGCGCTAGGGACGACCGGTGAGACGGTGCATAAACTGGTGTTGCGCATCATTGGTTGCCTGATTGGGGCATTGATGGGGGTGCTGTCGATTATCTTTATCATTCCCCACCTGAGTGATATTGGGCAATTGATGGCGTTGGTGTTTGGCTGCATTCTATTGGCCGCTTGGGTGTCATGCGGCAGTGAGCGCATCGCCTATGCTGGTGTGCAGATAGGGCTGGCTTTCCTGCTAACCGTGTTGCAAGGTTTTGGGCCGAGTACCGACCTGGGCGTGGCGCTTGATCGGGTGCTCGGTATTTTGCTGGGCAATCTGGTGGTGTATGTCATCTTTACCCTGCTATGGCCGGTGGCTATTGTAGACGCGGTGCGTATCCATATCAGTAATGCATTGAAGGGACTGACAAGTTTGGCTGCGTTGTCACCTGATGCACGACCTGCAGCACTAAGAGAAGCCACCAATGTTGAAGCAGAAATTACCAACGCGCAAGAAGAGCTGGCGCTAATCCCCTTTGAGCCCATGCAATTACGCCCTTCACGAGAAGAGTGCATGCGCTTACAAGCGATATTGGCAGAAATGGGGAAATTGTGCCCTGTGTTGTTTCTACCCACGGAAAAATCGCTATCGGATGTGGAACAGCTGCGTCGGCTCTCGGTAGGTGGCGATGTGGCGACATTACTTGATGAGCAAGGACAGGATAGCGGCTCATTACGGCCAGAATTATCGCCGATTGATCTGACTATTCAACAACGTATAAAGCGGCTTGAGGAACTCCTGGGAACTTGA
- the mdtN gene encoding multidrug transporter subunit MdtN, whose amino-acid sequence MNKLQGSGRKRQLALIVTGIIIIAAVISGWLSVRQTTLNPLSEDAELGASVVHVASSVPGRIIAINVAENSQVRRGDLLFTIEPDLYRLQVEQAQAELKMAQAAHDTQQRTVVAEQSNAAITNEQIVRAQANLKLATQTLARLQPLLSKGYVTAQQVDDAATAKHDAEVSLKQALKQSSAAEALVSSTAASEALVAARRAALAIAERELANTEIRAPHDGRVVGLTVSAGEFVAPDQAIFTLINTEHWHASAFFRETELKNIKVGDCATVYAMADRQRAIQGRVEGIGWGVSSEDMLNVPRVLPYVPKSLNWVRVVQRFPVRISLEKPPEDLMRIGATAVVIVRNDDGC is encoded by the coding sequence ATGAATAAACTACAAGGGAGTGGGCGCAAGCGGCAGCTGGCGCTGATTGTCACTGGCATTATCATTATCGCGGCAGTGATATCTGGTTGGCTTTCAGTGCGGCAAACCACCTTGAACCCGTTATCTGAGGATGCAGAACTCGGGGCCAGTGTCGTCCATGTCGCCAGCTCGGTGCCAGGGCGTATTATTGCAATTAATGTTGCGGAAAATAGCCAAGTTCGGCGGGGCGACCTGTTATTTACCATCGAGCCGGATCTCTATCGGCTACAAGTCGAACAAGCACAGGCTGAGTTAAAAATGGCGCAGGCCGCCCACGATACCCAGCAACGGACGGTGGTCGCTGAACAATCCAATGCAGCTATCACCAATGAGCAGATTGTGCGGGCGCAGGCCAATCTCAAGTTGGCCACTCAAACATTGGCTCGGCTGCAACCTTTGCTCTCTAAAGGCTATGTCACCGCCCAGCAGGTTGATGATGCGGCCACGGCAAAACACGATGCCGAAGTTAGCCTAAAACAGGCTTTAAAACAGTCCTCTGCGGCTGAAGCGCTGGTCAGCAGTACCGCCGCTTCTGAAGCGCTGGTGGCGGCGCGGCGTGCGGCGCTGGCTATCGCCGAACGTGAACTGGCCAATACCGAAATACGTGCGCCCCATGATGGCCGGGTGGTGGGGCTGACTGTTTCTGCGGGGGAATTCGTTGCCCCGGATCAAGCTATTTTTACTCTTATCAATACCGAGCACTGGCATGCTTCGGCTTTTTTCCGTGAAACCGAGTTGAAAAATATTAAGGTAGGCGACTGCGCTACCGTGTATGCCATGGCGGACAGACAGCGCGCGATACAAGGGCGGGTTGAGGGGATTGGTTGGGGCGTGAGTTCTGAGGATATGTTGAATGTTCCGCGAGTCTTGCCTTATGTGCCTAAATCATTGAATTGGGTGCGTGTTGTGCAGCGCTTCCCGGTGAGAATCAGTTTGGAAAAACCGCCGGAGGACTTGATGCGAATCGGGGCGACTGCTGTGGTTATCGTGCGTAATGACGACGGTTGCTGA